In Peromyscus eremicus chromosome 2, PerEre_H2_v1, whole genome shotgun sequence, a single genomic region encodes these proteins:
- the LOC131905118 gene encoding olfactory receptor 2A7-like translates to MQGPNQTFVTEFILLGFSLSPRTTPLLFSAFLMIYLMIILGNGLIFILICLDSHLHTPMYFFIGILSMLDLGYTTTTVPQMLAHLVSQKKTISYSNCVAQMYVFLVLGVTESWLFAIMSIDRYVAICHPLRYRVIMSPCVCGIMAIFCGLCGVTSALIYTIFAMRLPYCGPNKINHFFCEVPAVLKLACADTSVNDQVDFILGFSVILIPLSLILVIYVNIFTSILKIRSAQGRLKAFSTCASHITVVTMFCVPAMVMYMKPGSKASPEEDKKLALFYNVISAFLNPVIYSLRNKDVKRAFLKVTGWGRPPE, encoded by the coding sequence ATGCAAGGCCCCAACCAGACCTTTGTGACAGAATTCATTCTTCTGGGCTTCTCCCTGAGCCCTAGGACCACACCTCtgcttttctcagcctttttgaTGATTTACCTGATGATCATTCTGGGCAATGGCCTGATCTTCATCCTCATCTGCTTGGACTCACACCTCCATACCCCCATGTATTTCTTCATCGGCATCCTTTCCATGTTGGACTTAGGCTATACCACTACAACTGTGCCCCAGATGTTGGCACATCTGGTCAGTCAGAAGAAGACGATCTCTTACTCCAATTGTGTGGCTCAAATGTACGTTTTCTTGGTGCTAGGTGTCACAGAGTCTTGGCTCTTTGCCATCATGTCCATAGACAGGTACGTAGCCATCTGTCACCCACTCAGGTACAGGGTCATCATGAGCCCATGTGTATGTGGGATAATGGCCATTTTCTGTGGACTCTGTGGTGTCACCTCTGCTCTTATCTACACCATATTTGCCATGCGCCTCCCCTACTGTGGGCCCAACAAGATCAACCACTTCTTCTGTGAAGTCCCTGCGGTCTTAAAGCTGGCTTGTGCAGACACTTCAGTCAACGACCAAGTAGATTTCATTCTTGGATTTAGCGTCATACTGATCCCCCTATCCCTTATCCTTGTCATCTATGTTAACATCTTTACTTCCATCTTGAAGATCCGATCAGCACAGGGGCGACTGAAAGCCTTCTCCACCTGTGCATCCCATATAACGGTGGTCACCATGTTCTGTGTGCCAGCCATGGTCATGTACATGAAGCCTGGTTCTAAGGCTTCGCCAGAAGAGGACAAGAAGCTTGCTCTGTTCTACAATGTCATCTCTGCTTTTCTCAACCCTGTCATCTATAGCCTCCGGAACAAGGATGTGAAGAGGGCTTTCCTTAAGGTAACAGGCTGGGGGAGACCCCCAGAATGA
- the LOC131905119 gene encoding olfactory receptor 2A5-like: MHNRAWRNHSSVTEFILLGFSRNPRTNWILFFLFLFLYLFTVLGNGLIVTLIRIDARLHTPMYFFLSILSLLDLSYATTTVPQMLAILVSKNKTISYTGCVIQMYVFLTLGITETWIFAAMAYDRYVAICYPLHYGVKMSQTLCIMLVASSALCGLICALVYTVFAMNLPYCGPNEINHFFCEIPAVLKLACADTSLNDQVDFILGFILLLIPLSLILASYVRIFIAILKIRSTQGRMKAFSTCASHITVVTMFCIPCMIMYMRPGSEASPEDDKKLALFYNVISAFLNPIIYSLRNKDVKRAFLKLIGRGEDTQ; encoded by the coding sequence ATGCACAATCGAGCCTGGAGAAATCACAGCTCTGTAACTGAGTTTATCCTCTTGGGCTTCTCCAGAAACCCCAGAACTAATTggatccttttcttcctcttcctcttcctctacttATTTACAGTCCTGGGCAATGGGCTCATTGTTACCCTGATTAGGATAGACGCTCGtctacacacacccatgtacttcttcctcagtaTCCTCTCCCTGCTGGACCTCAGCTATGCTACCACAACAGTGCCCCAGATGTTGGCAATTCTAGTAAGCAAGAATAAGACCATCTCTTACACTGGGTGTGTAATCCAGATGTACGTTTTCTTGACACTAGGCATCACTGAGACCTGGATTTTTGCAGCTATGGCCTATGACAGATATGTTGCTATATGTTATCCACTCCATTATGGAGTTAAGATGAGCCAAACCCTATGCATAATGCTGGTGGCCAGCTCTGCCCTTTGTGGTCTTATCTGTGCCCTTGTCTACACAGTCTTTGCAATGAATCTTCCCTACTGTGGCCCCAATGAGATCAACCACTTCTTTTGTGAAATCCCCGCTGTCTTGAAGTTGGCCTGTGCAGACACATCCCTCAATGACCAAGTGGACTTCATCCTGGGTTTCATCTTGCTTTTGATACCATTATCCCTCATCCTAGCCTCGTATGTTCGTATCTTCATAGCCATTCTAAAGATCCGTTCCACTCAAGGGCGGATGAAGGCCTTCTCCACCTGTGCTTCACACATCACTGTGGTCACCATGTTCTGTATTCCATGCATGATCATGTACATGAGACCTGGTTCTGAAGCCTCCCCAGAAGATGACAAGAAGTTGGCCTTGTTCTATAATGTCATTTCTGCCTTTCTTAACCCCATTATTTACAGCCTCCGGAACAAGGATGTGAAGAGGGCTTTTCTCAAGTTGATTGGAAGGGGTGAGGACACTCAGTAG